The Fimbriimonadaceae bacterium nucleotide sequence GCGATTCGTGGTCGGCGTCTTGCTGCGGAAGACGATGCGCGATAAGGAAGCTCAGGGGCGATCGAGGCCGCTTTGGTTTGTCGTCCTCGACGAGCTAAACAAGTATGCCCCGCGCGAGGGGGGCAGCCCTATCAAAGAGGCTTTGATCGACATCGCGGAACGAGGTCGATCCCTAGGAATGATTCTCATCGGAGCCCAGCAGACGGCAAGCGAGGTTGAGCGCCGCATTACCGGCATGTCTGCAATACGCGTTGTCGGGCGTTTGGATAGCGCTGAAGCAACTCGTTCTGAATACGGATACTTGAAAGGAGCGCTCCAGGCTCGTGCCGTGATTCTTAAGCCCGGCACGATGATCGTATCGCAACCGTTGGTGCCAGTGCCTCTCTCTGTCGAGTTTCCTTTTCCATCTTGGGCAACACGGTTTTCAGAAGTCGATATGAACGCAAGCGGACTCAGCAACCTGTCCCCCGACGAAGATCCCTTTGCTAGAATGGGCGGTAATTGATGGGAGAAGTTCAAGGAGAATCTCCAATGTGCCCCCTAATTCGGGGTGGTTGTGTGAAGAAGCAGTGCATGATGTGGCGCGAAGATGATTGCATCATTGCACTTTGGCTCCAGTTTGGCGTGCGGGCCCCTACCACCGAGAACTCTGAGTATCTAGACGTCGCCGAGCATTTAGCAACTAGGGTCAGCCGCTGGGAGGATGATGACGAGGATCAAGAGTGCCTGCCGAAGTGGTTCCTTGAGACTCAACCAAGCGATTTAGCATCGGAAGCCATAAGCTTTGCTTTATCCAGTGAAGCAGGCGCTCCCGTCAGCCGGCTAAATCCGTTTATGGTTCTGCAAAGCTACTTCACGTCAAAGGGCGTCGAACACGTACACGATTACAGCTTGCCGTCCAACCAACGCAGTCAGTTTCGCAAAGTGCAGGAGTCCATCGCTCAACAACTCCCTGTTGCGGTGGAGCAGGAGACCGCAAGGCGTCGGGATGCACTGGAAGGCTACGTGGCCGAGATCGTCGAAGTTGCTCAACGACGTGGGCTAAAGCGTTTGACTCAATCTGATGTCGACGCGTTCTTCGATGCTCGTGGGGAGCGATACGACTGGGAGTACAAGAGGCAGATTTGGTCCAGCGCAAATGCCAAGTTGAAGGGGTTTATGTAAATGAAGATTCTACATACTGCAGACTGGCACGTTGGGCGCACACTCCGGAACCGCTCACGCGCTACCGAGCACCGTGAGGTCCTGAAGGAAATCGGAGCCATTGCGCTCGGAGAGGCGGTTGATCTGGTTATCGTCGCCGGTGACCTCTTTGACTCAGTATCTCCCACTGCGGAGTCGGAGGACATTGTGTACGAAGCTCTGCTGGACCTCGCGGCGACAGGCGCTCAAGTGGTTGTGATCTCGGGAAACCACGACCACCCTCACCGACTGAGCGCCATCGCACCCCTGCTCAGAAGGGTGAATGTCACTGCCGGCGCTCTCCTCGCGCGCCCCGAGAGCGGGGGAGTCATCTCCGTCCAATCGAAGTCTGGCGAGAAGGTTGCCATCGCCCTTATCCCGTTCCTCTCGCAAAAAGGTGCGGTTAAAGCTGACGCAATCATGTCTGTAGAACCCGCTCAGAACGTCCTTACCTACCAGGAGATTTGCGGCAACATCGTGCGACGACTCTGTGAGGGTCTTGAGGAGGGATGCGTCCAACTCGCAGTAGCTCACCTCGCCGTCCAGGGTGGCAAGGTGGGAGGCGGCGAGCGCGCGGCCCACTCGATCTTCGAGTACTACGTGCCAGCCATGATCTTCCCGGCAACGCTGCACTACGTGGCTCTAGGGCACCTGCACGCCCCGCAGAAAATCGCGGCTGGCTGCCCCATGTGGTACTCCGGCTCGCCGCTTCAGCTTGATTTCGGAGACGCGGAGGTCACGAACTCTGTGCTCCTGGTCGAAGCCCAGGCAGGTACTCCGGCTGAGGTGAGGCCGATTCCCCTCAAGAGTGGGCGTAGGCTGCGTCAACTCAAGGGCACGCTAAACGAGCTTAAACTTCAGCAGGGAAATGTCGGGGACGACTACCTGAAGCTCATCGTCAAGGAATCCCCGCGGGTTGGGTTGGCCGATGAGCTTCGGGAGTTGTTCCCCAATGTCGTGGATGTCGTCCTAGAGTACAGCACCAGCATCAAAGTCGACGACAGGAGCGACCACGAACAAATGACGCCAGCACAGTTGTTCCGCGCCTATCTGGTCGAGGAGAACGAGGAAGAAGATGCAGTAATCGCGGCTTTCGAGGGGATTTTGGAGGACAACT carries:
- a CDS encoding exonuclease SbcCD subunit D, translated to MKILHTADWHVGRTLRNRSRATEHREVLKEIGAIALGEAVDLVIVAGDLFDSVSPTAESEDIVYEALLDLAATGAQVVVISGNHDHPHRLSAIAPLLRRVNVTAGALLARPESGGVISVQSKSGEKVAIALIPFLSQKGAVKADAIMSVEPAQNVLTYQEICGNIVRRLCEGLEEGCVQLAVAHLAVQGGKVGGGERAAHSIFEYYVPAMIFPATLHYVALGHLHAPQKIAAGCPMWYSGSPLQLDFGDAEVTNSVLLVEAQAGTPAEVRPIPLKSGRRLRQLKGTLNELKLQQGNVGDDYLKLIVKESPRVGLADELRELFPNVVDVVLEYSTSIKVDDRSDHEQMTPAQLFRAYLVEENEEEDAVIAAFEGILEDNYASRQT